CCCGTCCGGGTGGATCATCAGTCGCTGCAGGTACAGGAAGTTCAGCTCTCCCTGCAGGGTCCGGTCGATGAGCAGCGAGAAGTTCGACAGGTCCGACAGTGCGAGCACGGCGTTGGGTATGTCAGCGTCGGCGAAACCGAACCAGTCAGTGGCGCAGTACATCATCCCGAAACGACCGGCCATCTCCTCCTGCGGGCTCGCTGTCACCTCGCTGTCACTGCCGAACAGGCCGTGGCCGTATTCGACCGGTCTCATCAATGCCGTGCCCCAGCCCTTCTGCCCGACGATGCAGATGAAGCCCGCCTGGTACGTCTGTCCCGGCACCTGGCTGGGAGTTGCATAAAGGTTGGTCGGGTCGAGAGCGAACTCGCCCGGTGACGGGCAGTCGTCGAAGGGCGTGCCGGCCGGAGTCGGTGCAGTCAATGTCTCGCACTTGACCGGGGGCGAGCAGGTGGGCGCCACGTAGCAAGGGACGGTGAATGTCCCGGTGATCTCACGGGCCACGTAGGGGTTCTGGGACGTCGTGTAGTCCGCCACCGACGAGACGGTGAAGGCCGGTGCCTTGCTGGACGGCGTCACGACGCCGGCCTTCATGTCGGCGGTCGTCTGGCCGAGCTGGCCCAACGCGTCGTTGCGCATCGAGACCAGCCTGCTCGTCACGCTCTCGGTGCTGGCTGTGGTGAAATCCCATGCCAGGTACAGGTCGGAGCGAGCCCAGCCGGCCTCGGACAGGTCGGCGAAAATCCCGTTCATGTGGGCCGTGCGGGGATCGAGCGAACCGGCTGTCCCGTCCCTGTAGGCCTTGAAAGCTGGTGAAGGTGCCACGACGGTCCCGTCGTCGGCGTGGACGTGGCGCAAGGCCACGATGTAACGATGACCGTCAAGCAGGTTCTCGGCGGGGTGGATCATCAGATCCTGCTGCACCGAGCCGACTGCACCCGCCGGCAGAAGCCCGGCTTCCGAGGTGTACTGGTCGACCTCTGCCCAGACCGGCCATGTCTGACCGGTGTCAGCGTCGAGAAGGATCACGCCCGTGTCAGGCGCTGCGTTGGCCGACATACTCGTGTCGGTCGGGATGCCGGACGCCACGAGGTCGGCGTTCTTGGTCACGCCGGGGAGGACGGTCAGTATCTGCGCGCCGGCGCTGAAACCGTCGCTCCAGTCGTTCCAGGATGACGGGTCGATCGGCTTGCCCTCGGCGTTGCGCGGCATGGCCAGCGGGTTGAGGTTCAGCTTCCGCCCGGTGAGGCTGGTCGGGTCGTAGCTGGTGAGCCAGTCGTCGGGATAGGGGAGCATGCACTGCTGCGGCACGAGCGGGTCGCAGCCCTGCGGGTTGGTGGCGTACCCGGGACTGGAAGGGTCGGCCCAACCGCTCCAGTTGTCGTGGTCGTGGTTGACCCACGAGCCCTGAACCGCACCCGATGCCGGCACGAAGTAGACGCCCAACCATGCGAGCGCCAGCGCGCCGACGGCGAGACGAACGGATCTTTCCCCCAGCTTCCCCAGCATGCCTACTCTCCTTCGAAAAAAGAGAAAACCGTGTAGCGGCCAGAGCCTATCTGTACAGTCACTGGACGATGGCTAGACGGCTCCTGGTGGTGGCCTTCGTGGTGGCGGCCGCTCTAGCGGGATGCACGCCGGGCGCCGTGAAGCACCTGTCCCATCAGCAGACCCGGCCTGAGGAACAGCCAGCTTCGGTGCACCTGTCGTCCTACGGCGGCGGGTCGGTAGTGACGGCCGCGGCGAGCACCGCAACGGGCCGCGGCTACTGGGTGGCGACCACCGACGGCACTGTGACGCCCGAAGGGGACGCGGTCGCGCACGGCGATGCCGCGTCGCTCCAGCTCGGTGCACCGATCGTGAGCATCACGGCGACGAGGAGCGGCAACGGCTACTGGCTCCTCGGCGGCGACGGCGGCGTGTTCAACTTCGGCGACGCGCGCTTCTACGGATCGATGGGAGGGGCGCACCTCAACGGCCAGGCACTGCAGATAGTCGGCACCCCGTCGGGCGACGGATACTGGTTCGTGGCGCGTGACGGCGGGGTGTTCAACTTCGGCGACGCCCGGTTCTACGGCTCGACCGGATCGATCCGGCTGAACCGGCCCGTCGACGGCATGGCGGCGACGCCTTCAGGGCAGGGTTACTGGCTCGTGGCGCGTGACGGCGGCGTGTTCAACTTCGGCGACGCCGGGTTCTACGGTTCGACGGGCTCTATCCGCCTCAACCAGCCCGTGGTGGGCATGGCAGCCACGCCTTCAGGGCAGGGCTACTGGCTCGTGGCACGCGACGGCGGGATCTTCAACTTCGGGGATGCACCCTTCCTCGGGTCGGACGGTGCCAGCAAGCTGCCCGCCCCCGCCATCGGCATGATCGCCAGTCCTGACGGCGGTGGCTACTGGATCTTGCTCGGCAACGGGCAGGTTCACGCTTTCGGTGACGCTGCGGCGTTGCAGGTCCCGCCGTTCCAGACGACCGGCTACTCGCTCGCCGGCCAGGTCGTCGCCATCGACCCGGGCCACAACGGCGGCAACGGATCCGACCCCGCGTACATCAACCAACTGGTATGGAACGGGCGTGCGTACGAATCCTGTGACACCACCGGGACGGAGACGGATGCGGGGTACACCGAGGCGGCGTTCAACTTCGACGTGGCCACCCGCCTCGCCGGCGCGCTCCGCTCCGAGGGTGCGACCGTGGTCATGACCCGCGACAGCAACGGTGGGGTCGGGCCGTGCATAACCCAGCGGGCCGCCATCGGCAACT
This sequence is a window from Acidimicrobiales bacterium. Protein-coding genes within it:
- a CDS encoding N-acetylmuramoyl-L-alanine amidase — protein: MARRLLVVAFVVAAALAGCTPGAVKHLSHQQTRPEEQPASVHLSSYGGGSVVTAAASTATGRGYWVATTDGTVTPEGDAVAHGDAASLQLGAPIVSITATRSGNGYWLLGGDGGVFNFGDARFYGSMGGAHLNGQALQIVGTPSGDGYWFVARDGGVFNFGDARFYGSTGSIRLNRPVDGMAATPSGQGYWLVARDGGVFNFGDAGFYGSTGSIRLNQPVVGMAATPSGQGYWLVARDGGIFNFGDAPFLGSDGASKLPAPAIGMIASPDGGGYWILLGNGQVHAFGDAAALQVPPFQTTGYSLAGQVVAIDPGHNGGNGSDPAYINQLVWNGRAYESCDTTGTETDAGYTEAAFNFDVATRLAGALRSEGATVVMTRDSNGGVGPCITQRAAIGNSSGADAMFDIHADGGPAGGYGFAVLEPVADGPNDGVISSSDTLASITRDTFEAVTGESVSTYDGVNGLQPRGDLAGLNLTTVPKVLIECANMRNAGDAAKVSDPGWRQTAATALAESASRFLIGYP